The following are from one region of the Quercus robur chromosome 1, dhQueRobu3.1, whole genome shotgun sequence genome:
- the LOC126725048 gene encoding histone deacetylase 8 has translation MPTSPTPMDPIDVFWHEGMLKHETGTGVFDSGMDPGFLDVLEKHPENSDRVKNMLSILKRGPISPYISWHPGTPALVPQLLSFHTQEYINELIEADRNGGKMLCTGTFLNPGSWDAALLAAGTTLSAMKHILDGCGKIAYALVRPPGHHAQPTQADGYCFLNNAGLAVQLALDSGCQKVAVIDIDVHYGNGTAEGFYRSNKVLTISLHMNHGTWGPSHPQNGSVDEVGEGEGFGYNMNIPLPNGTGDRGYVYAMTELVLPAVEKFEPDMIVWVVGQDSSAFDPNGRQCLTMNGYREIGQIVRSLANRHTGGRLLIVQEGGYNVTYSAYCLHAMLEGALNLSSPLLSDPIAYYPEDEAFSVKVIESIKQYQQDTLPFLKEA, from the exons ATGCCTACTTCTCCAACTCCAATGGACCCCATAGACGTGTTCTGGCACGAGGGGATGCTTAAACACGAAACTGGCACAGGCGTTTTCGACAGTGGCATGGATCCTGGGTTTCTTGACGTCTTAGAAAAGCACCCAGAGAACTCAGACAGGGTCAAGAACATGCTTTCCATTCTCAAACGGGGCCCCATCTCTCCTTACATCTCTTGGCATCCTGGCACACCTGCTCTCGTCCCTCAATTGCTCTCCTTCCACACTCAAG AATACATAAATGAACTAATTGAAGCAGATAGGAATGGAGGAAAGATGCTTTGTACCGGAACATTCTTGAACCCTGGATCATGGGATGCCGCGCTTCTTGCTGCTGGTACTACTCTATCAGCAATGAAGCATATACTCGATGGCTGTGGCAAAATTGCGTATGCATTGGTTAGGCCTCCAGGTCACCATGCTCAGCCTACTCAAGCTGATGGGTACTGCTTCCTTAATAATGCGGGTCTTGCTGTTCAGTTGGCTTTGGATTCTGGGTGTCAAAAGGTTGCAGTTATTGACATTGATGTTCATTATGGCAATGGAACAGCAGAGGGGTTCTATAGGTCAAATAAAGTTCTTACCATCTCCCTTCATATGAATCATGGGACTTGGGGTCCATCTCATCCGCAGAATGGATCTGTTGATGAAGTTGGTGAAGGAGAAGGGTTTGGGTATAATATGAATATACCTCTACCAAATGGCACTGGTGATAGGGGGTATGTGTATGCCATGACCGAGTTGGTCCTTCCAGCAGTTGAAAAGTTTGAGCCTGATATGATAGTTTGGGTTGTTGGCCAAGATTCAAGTGCT TTTGATCCAAATGGAAGGCAATGCTTGACGATGAATGGTTATCGAGAGATTGGGCAGATAGTTCGTAGTTTGGCAAATAGGCATACCGGCGGTCGCCTTCTTATTGTCCAAGAAGGTGGATATAATGTTACATATTCAGCTTATTGTCTTCATGCAATGCTTGAAGGTGCGCTCAACCTTTCAAGTCCACTATTATCTGATCCCATCGCTTATTACCCAGAGGATGAGGCCTTTTCTGTAAAAGTAATTGAATCCATTAAACAGTACCAACAAGACACTCTACCATTTTTAAAAGAAGCTTAA
- the LOC126725063 gene encoding receptor protein kinase TMK1-like, translated as MEVGLCICVALCLFTVANSVTDPSDFKILNDFREGLENPELLKWPGNGDDDPCGPPSWPHVICSGDKVSQIQVQSLGLIGPLPQNFNQLSKLSNLGLQRNKFNGSLPTFSGLSELEFAYLDYNEFDSIPSDFFDELSSIRVLALDYNPLNASTGWSLPDGLAKSVQLTNLSLVYSNLAGPLPEFLGTLPSLSNLKLSYNNLSGVIPASFGQSLMQILWLNDQRGGGMTGPIDVIASMTSLTQLWLHGNQFTGTIPQGIGNLTSLKDLNLNGNQLVGLIPESLASLELDNLDLNNNRLMGPIPKFKAGNVSCAYNSFCQPDPGIKCSPDVIALLDFLGDVNYPSSLASDWSGNDPCSGPWLGLSCNPNSQVSILNLPRHGLNGTLSPSIAKLDSLMEIRLAGNNLNGIVPDNFTELKSLRLLDLSENNLEPPLPKFPGSVKVITEGNPLFVANQTEAPLPAKNPPPAKNPPPMSPDSPSNNTSPHSASAQQSPSYKPPPPRRGSSSNSSSSVSEQSQPKSSKGLKTIIILVGAAVIAVVVLLVIILSVYCCKKGKHTLEAPSSIVVHPRDPSDRENMVKIAVTNNTTGSLSTLTGTSSTSDTSSGTENSHVIESGNLIISVQVLRKVTKDFAPENELGRGGFGTVYKGELEDGTKIAVKRMECGVIGSKALDEFEAEIAVLSKVRHRHLVSLLGYSIEGNERILVYEYMPQGALSRHLFHWESLNLEPLSWTRRLSIALDVARGMEYLHNLARETFIHRDLKSSNILLGNDFRAKVSDFGLVKLAPDGEKSIATKLAGTFGYLAPEYAVMGKITTKADVFSFGVVLMELLTGLMALDESRSEESRYLAEWFWRIKSNKETLMAAIDTAIEVDEETFESISIIAELAGHCTAREPNHRPDMGHAVNVLSLLVEKWKPMTDESEYISGIDYSLPLPQMLKAWQETESNVSFTSINSSKGSIPARPTGFADSFTSTDGR; from the exons ATGGAGGTTGGGCTGTGCATTTGTGTTGCCCTGTGCCTTTTCACAGTGGCAAATAGTGTCACAGACCCTAGTGACTTCAAAATTCTGAACGATTTCAGAGAAGGGTTGGAGAATCCAGAGCTTCTCAAGTGGCCTGGCAATGGAGATGATGACCCATGTGGCCCTCCATCTTGGCCTCATGTGATCTGTTCAGGGGATAAAGTGTCACAGATTCAGGTTCAGAGTCTTGGTCTCATAGGACCTTTGCCTCAAAACTTTAACCAACTCTCAAAGCTTTCCAATTTGGGCCTTCAAAGAAACAAGTTCAATGGGTCATTGCCCACCTTTAGTGGGTTGTCAGAGTTAGAATTTGCCTACCTAGATTATAATGAATTCGATTCAATTCCCTCTGATTTCTTTGATGAACTTAGCAGTATTCGTGTTCTGGCTTTGGATTACAATCCTCTTAATGCGAGTACTGGTTGGTCTCTTCCAGATGGGTTAGCAAAATCCGTTCAATTGACAAATCTTTCTTTGGTATATAGTAATTTAGCCGGACCATTGCCAGAATTTCTAGGCACATTACCTTCTCTCTCAAACTTGAAGCTTTCATATAACAACTTATCTGGTGTGATTCCAGCTAGTTTTGGACAGTCATTGATGCAGATCTTGTGGCTGAATGATCAACGTGGTGGAGGGATGACTGGTCCAATTGATGTAATTGCATCAATGACTTCACTGACACAGCTTTGGCTACATGGAAACCAGTTCACAGGGACTATTCCACAAGGCATAGGAAACCTGACATCCTTGAAAGATCTCAACCTCAATGGAAACCAACTTGTTGGTCTGATTCCTGAGAGTTTAGCAAGTTTGGAGCTTGACAACTTGGACTTGAACAATAACAGGCTAATGGGTCCAATACCAAAGTTTAAAGCTGGTAATGTTTCTTGTGCTTACAATTCTTTTTGTCAACCTGATCCTGGGATAAAATGTTCCCCTGATGTTATTgcacttttggattttcttggtGATGTGAATTATCCCTCGAGTCTTGCTTCTGACTGGTCTGGTAATGACCCGTGTAGTGGACCATGGTTGGGATTGAGTTGCAACCCCAATTCCCAGgtttctattttaaatttgcCAAGACATGGGCTTAATGGTACTCTAAGTCCTTCAattgcaaaattagactctttGATGGAAATTAGGCTTGCAGGAAACAATTTAAATGGTATAGTCCCTGATAATTTTACTGAATTGAAATCATTGAGATTATTGGATTTGAGCGAAAACAATCTTGAGCCACCACTACCAAAATTTCCGGGAAGTGTGAAGGTTATTACTGAGGGAAATCCTCTGTTTGTTGCTAATCAGACTGAGGCTCCACTACCTGCTAAGAATCCACCACCTGCTAAGAATCCACCACCCATGAGTCCAGATTCTCCCTCTAATAATACATCACCCCATTCCGCCTCTGCACAACAATCACCATCCTATAAACCACCTCCCCCACGTAGGGGCTCAAGCTCTAATTCTTCTAGTTCTGTTTCAGAGCAATCTCAACCAAAAAGCTCCAAAGGattgaaaacaataattattttggTTGGAGCTGCTGTTATTGCAGTTGTGGTTCTTCTGGTGATTATTTTATCTGTATACTGTTGTAAGAAGGGGAAACACACATTAGAAGCTCCTAGTTCCATTGTGGTTCATCCTAGAGACCCATCTGATCGAGAAAATATGGTTAAGATTGCAGTCACGAATAACACCACTGGAAGTTTGTCTACTCTAACTGGAACTAGTTCTACAAGTGACACCAGCAGCGGAACTGAAAATTCTCATGTGATTGAGTCTGGGAACCTGATCATATCTGTTCAAGTTCTCCGCAAGGTGACTAAAGATTTTGCACCAGAAAATGAGCTTGGCCGGGGTGGATTTGGAACTGTTTATAAGGGTGAATTAGAAGATGGGACAAAAATAGCCGTTAAGAGAATGGAGTGTGGGGTGATTGGCAGCAAAGCGTTGGATGAATTTGAGGCTGAAATTGCTGTTCTGTCTAAGGTTCGGCACCGCCATTTGGTATCTCTGTTGGGGTACTCTATCGAAGGCAACGAAAGGATTCTTGTGTATGAGTATATGCCTCAGGGTGCTCTAAGCAGGCATCTTTTCCATTGGGAGAGCCTGAATTTGGAGCCACTATCTTGGACCAGGAGGCTCTCAATTGCATTGGATGTTGCTAGAGGAATGGAGTATCTTCATAATCTGGCTCGTGAAACCTTTATACACCGAGATCTCAAGTCTTCAAACATTCTTTTGGGTAATGACTTTCGGGCAAAAGTTTCAGATTTTGGGTTAGTCAAACTTGCTCCAGATGGTGAGAAATCTATTGCTACTAAGCTTGCTGGGACATTTGGATACCTCGCACCTGAATATGctg TGATGGGGAAAATCACAACTAAAGCTGATGTGTTCAGCTTCGGAGTGGTGTTGATGGAACTTTTGACTGGATTAATGGCACTTGATGAGAGTCGCTCAGAGGAAAGCCGGTACTTGGCCGAGTGGTTTTGGCGaatcaaatcaaacaaagaGACTCTTATGGCTGCCATTGATACAGCTATCGAAGTAGATGAAGAGACCTTTGAGAGCATCTCTATCATTGCTGAACTTGCTGGACATTGTACTGCGAGGGAGCCAAATCATCGGCCTGATATGGGCCATGCAGTGAATGTGCTGTCTCTACTCGTTGAAAAATGGAAGCCAATGACTGATGAATCAGAGTATATCTCTGGAATTGATTACAGTCTGCCCCTTCCACAGATGTTAAAGGCTTGGCAGGAAACAGAAAGCAATGTCAGTTTTACTAGTATTAATAGTAGCAAGGGAAGTATTCCAGCAAGGCCTACTGGATTTGCAGATTCCTTCACTTCTACTGATGGTCGATGA